The sequence GTGCGCACCGTGTTCGAGACTGGCCGTTTGCGGACGCATCGGCGTACCGCCGCACAGCGTCAGCACCTTGATGTTTTCTTCGGCGCGCGCGAGGCGGCGGATTTCCTGCGTGACCTGGTCGGCGAGTTCGCGCGTGGGGCACAGCACCATGGCCTGCACGGCGAAGTTGCGGACGTCGAGGCGGGCCAGCAGCGCCAGCGAAAACGCGGCGGTCTTGCCGCTGCCGGTTTTCGCCTGGGCGATCAGATCGTGACCGGCGAGCGCGATCGGCAGGCTCGCGGCCTGAATCGGCGTCATCTCGACGTAGCCGAGCTGCGTCAGATTCGCGAGCGCGGCGGGCGGGAGCGGCAACTGGCTAAACGGCGCGCCGGCGGGAGTGGGACTGTTCATAGGGTGAGCTCGCTGTCGGCTGGAAACAAAAAGGACTTAGTCGGCCATCGGGCCGGTGGCCGGACGACCTTCGATCTGCTCGTACAGCACCGAACCGTCTTCGCCGTCGAAGCGCTCGACGTAATTGCGCGCGCCGCACATCGGGCAGCGGAACAGCAGCCCTTGCCCTTCGTTCTTGATGACGACGTCCGATTGCTCCCACCGCGCGTTGCAGGGCTGGTTTCTACAAGTAAACACGTTGATTCTCCAACTGGATTCGATGATTGTTTGGATCGGCCACAAATAGGGCGAGGCCGGGGCCGTCAAGCTACGCGCCGCCGTCGCGCGGCATTCGCGTTAATGGCGCGCCTTAACCCAGATGCGTATGCCGCGCTCGCGGCGCGCTCACATCCATATCGGTCAGACCTTGCACGATGCCGCAGTCTTCGACGGCCTGTTCGCCGTGGCATTGCTCGCGCAACGTGGTGAGTTGCACTTTCAACTGCTTCAGCTCCTCGATGCGCGTATCGACATGCGCGATGTGCTCGTCGATCAGGGCATTGATGCCGCCGCAGCCGTCGGCGGGTGCGTCGGTGAGGCGCAGCAACGCGCGGATCTCGTCGTGAGTCATATCGAGCGCGCGGCAGTTGCGGATGAAGCGCAGCCGTTCGACGTGCTTGCCGGTATAGCTACGGTAATTGGCTTCGGTGCGGTCCGCTTCGGGCAACAGGCCCTCTTTTTCGTAGAAACGGATCGTTTCGGTCGTGCAATGGGCGATTTTCGCCAGTTCGCCGATTTTCATGGACCCTCCGGATAGCGGCCTTGACCTTGTAGTGGCTTCAAGGTGTTTACTAGACCACAAATCGAACCAGGAAGCCACCATGTCTCACGCCGACCACGCCGAAGCAGGCCGTCCCGACCAGGCCAAAGCCTGTGCCCACGGGCACGCCGGGCATGAACACGCTCACGGAAAGACCGCAAAACACGATCACGCCGCGCACGGCCACGATCACAAAGGCCATGACCACGCAGGTCACGCGCACCACCACGCCGACGCAGGCTGCTGCGGCTCGACCGTCACCACCCTCGCCGCGCCGATCCGCTTGCCGCAATCCGAAGCCGTCGGCAGCGACGTGCGTACCGCCATCCGCATCATGCAGATGGACTGCCCGACGGAAGAAGCGCTGATCCGCAAGAAATTCAGCCGCATGCCGTACGTGCGCAGCATGGACTTCAACCTGATGCAGCGCGTGCTGACCGTCGTGCACGCACCGGACGCGCTCGAATCGATCCTCGCCGCGCTGCGTTCGCTCGACTTCACGCCCGAAATGGCGGACGCCGGCCCGAACGGCTCGCCGGCGACCGCCGCAGCGGCGCCGGCCAAGCCGTGGT is a genomic window of Paraburkholderia bryophila containing:
- the cadR gene encoding Cd(II)/Pb(II)-responsive transcriptional regulator, with the translated sequence MKIGELAKIAHCTTETIRFYEKEGLLPEADRTEANYRSYTGKHVERLRFIRNCRALDMTHDEIRALLRLTDAPADGCGGINALIDEHIAHVDTRIEELKQLKVQLTTLREQCHGEQAVEDCGIVQGLTDMDVSAPRARHTHLG